One stretch of Cellulomonas wangsupingiae DNA includes these proteins:
- the urtE gene encoding urea ABC transporter ATP-binding subunit UrtE: MLQLRGVHVGYGRTAVVHGVDVEVPDGAVVAVMGHNGAGKTTLLRAAVGLLPVRSGAVLLGGEDVTRWRPHQRVRAGLAYVPQGQQSFGQLTARENLQLVADVAGPAGARRLDEALDLFPALRGLLGRRAGLLSGGQRQQLAIARALITGPRLIVLDEPTEGIQPSVVAEIEDAVVQLAGAGGLSVLLVEQHVGFALAASSHYYVLESGRVTAQGAGGVAQEGDVRAAMAL; the protein is encoded by the coding sequence ATGCTGCAGCTGCGCGGGGTGCACGTGGGGTACGGCCGCACGGCCGTCGTCCACGGCGTCGACGTCGAGGTGCCCGACGGTGCCGTCGTCGCGGTCATGGGGCACAACGGCGCCGGCAAGACGACGCTGCTGCGGGCCGCTGTCGGGCTGCTGCCCGTGCGGTCGGGCGCCGTCCTGCTGGGCGGCGAGGACGTGACGCGGTGGCGACCGCACCAGCGCGTGAGGGCGGGTCTCGCGTACGTGCCGCAGGGGCAGCAGTCGTTCGGTCAGCTCACCGCGCGCGAGAACCTGCAGCTCGTGGCCGACGTCGCCGGGCCGGCGGGGGCCCGGCGGCTCGACGAGGCGCTCGACCTGTTCCCGGCGCTGCGCGGGCTGCTCGGGCGGCGAGCGGGGCTGCTGTCCGGCGGGCAGCGCCAGCAGCTCGCGATCGCGCGCGCACTCATCACGGGGCCGCGGCTGATCGTGCTCGACGAGCCGACCGAGGGCATCCAGCCGTCGGTGGTCGCGGAGATCGAGGACGCGGTCGTGCAGCTCGCGGGCGCGGGCGGGCTGTCGGTGCTGCTCGTCGAGCAGCACGTGGGCTTCGCGCTCGCGGCGTCGTCGCACTACTACGTCCTGGAGTCGGGGCGCGTCACGGCGCAGGGGGCCGGCGGGGTCGCCCAGGAGGGTGACGTGCGTGCCGCGATGGCACTGTGA
- a CDS encoding GntR family transcriptional regulator, whose translation MPIGPHGLAAAGPTGTAAGGSLREQVYQQLRDEILNGRVSPRERLTEPKLSRAFDVSRTPVREALSRLLSDGLVERTDFGYAVVVPSLASLRDLYELRITLELRGVARAIENPQVQHDRALLGAELARWQELRDDVPEPDPSFVVLDEGFHRALSQASGNAQLTDALVAVNQKIRAVRMHDFVEDERITATIAEHIEILELVLAERLGEALTALHQHVGESLEVVMQRASHAMARMAVNG comes from the coding sequence ATGCCGATCGGGCCGCACGGCCTCGCGGCCGCGGGGCCCACGGGCACTGCGGCCGGTGGGTCGCTGCGCGAGCAGGTGTACCAGCAGCTGCGCGACGAGATCCTCAACGGCCGCGTCTCACCGCGCGAGCGGCTCACCGAGCCCAAGCTGTCCCGGGCGTTCGACGTGTCCCGCACCCCCGTGCGGGAGGCGCTGTCCCGGCTGCTGTCCGACGGGCTCGTCGAGCGCACCGACTTCGGCTACGCCGTCGTCGTGCCGTCCCTCGCGTCGCTGCGCGACCTGTACGAGCTGCGCATCACCCTCGAGCTGCGCGGCGTCGCCCGGGCCATCGAGAACCCGCAGGTCCAGCACGACCGCGCGCTGCTCGGTGCCGAGCTCGCGCGCTGGCAGGAGCTGCGCGACGACGTCCCGGAGCCCGACCCGAGCTTCGTGGTCCTCGACGAGGGCTTCCACCGCGCGCTGTCCCAGGCGTCGGGGAACGCGCAGCTCACCGACGCCCTGGTCGCCGTCAACCAGAAGATCCGCGCGGTGCGCATGCACGACTTCGTCGAGGACGAGCGCATCACCGCGACCATCGCGGAGCACATCGAGATCCTCGAGCTCGTGCTCGCCGAGCGCCTGGGCGAGGCGCTGACGGCGCTGCACCAGCACGTGGGGGAGTCGCTCGAGGTGGTCATGCAGCGGGCGTCGCACGCGATGGCGCGCATGGCGGTCAACGGCTGA